A window of Cryptomeria japonica chromosome 3, Sugi_1.0, whole genome shotgun sequence contains these coding sequences:
- the LOC131042658 gene encoding uncharacterized protein LOC131042658 has product MFSDAQGETYSCPVAKDGRTTMMPDHWWNFFGPETPNVQKLAICILSQPYSASGCERNWSMFEDIHSKRRNRLFVEKMNDLVFVHYKLCLRMRKNATVDMSPIILDEFDLEAEWANENQTAPGTPTVVFSDDDIDWID; this is encoded by the exons atgttctcagatgcacaaggggagacctacTCTTGTCCTGtcgccaaagacggtaggacaactatgatgccag atcattggtggaacttttttggcccagagacaccaaatgttcagaagttggccatttgcatcttgagccaaccatacagtgcatcaggttgtgagcgcaattggagtatgtttgaggacatacactccaagaggcgcaatagattatttgtggagaagatgaatgatctcgtctttgttcactacaaactctgcctgagaatgagaaagaatgcaacagttgacatgtctcctatcattctagatgagtttgatcttgaagcagagtgggccaatgagaatcagacagctccGGGGACTCCTACAGttgtatttagtgatgatgacattgattggatcgactag